In Aedes albopictus strain Foshan chromosome 3, AalbF5, whole genome shotgun sequence, the following are encoded in one genomic region:
- the LOC134291961 gene encoding uncharacterized protein LOC134291961 has product MGSPLSPVLADIVMDSIISRAINVANIPPQYIRKYVDDLFLLIHKDRVQEVLEIFNRQNESIKFTCEVEEEGKLPYLDMLMIQSGEGRIKTDWYSKPISSGRILNFFSFHPIDQKLGVATNFINRVRTLSTVRTEEEKNQLIQRQLSSNDYPLHLINRMLHQPRPPEVADTPNTYRSVVHIPGLTPTIRKILRRNVPSVGIACSNNNTVKQLYKTTKDPVPYMQKSKVVYKIACRDCPGCYIGMTKNQLRTRMYGHQTLINTLDRKLSAGLSYNDPEIQLLSQKTALMEHCIQQQHRFDVGNPTIIDCCFKTQALPVLEMCHILTNPHTVNRRTDTEDMSATYSFLIASVDDLRRENERTDGSSNQHRDTRHTTQDHTVG; this is encoded by the coding sequence ATGGGTAGCCCGCTGTCACCGGTGTTAGCAGACATCGTGATGGATAGCATCATCAGCAGAGCAATCAATGTAGCAAACATCCCACCGCAGTACATCCGAAAGTATGTAGACGACCTGTTTTTGCTGATCCACAAGGATCGGGTGCAGGAGGTACTCGAAATATTCAACCGGCAAAACGAAAGCATCAAATTCACATGCGAAGTTGAAGAGGAAGGGAAGCTCCCATACCTGGATATGTTGATGATCCAATCGGGAGAAGGGAGAATAAAAACCGACTGGTATTCGAAGCCGATATCGTCCGGCAGAATACTGAATTTTTTCTCCTTTCATCCCATTGATCAAAAACTGGGGGTTGCAACGAACTTCATCAATCGAGTTCGGACCCTGAGCACCGTCCGGACAGAGGAGGAGAAGAACCAGCTCATCCAGAGACAGCTTTCAAGCAATGACTACCCACTGCACCTAATAAACAGAATGCTGCATCAACCGAGACCACCCGAAGTAGCAGACACACCGAACACATACCGATCCGTGGTGCACATCCCCGGCCTAACACCAACCATCAGGAAAATACTGAGGCGAAATGTTCCGTCTGTTGGCATCGCATGTAGCAACAACAACACAGTGAAACAACTGTATAAAACTACTAAAGACCCCGTTCCGTACATGCAGAAGTCCAAAGTCGTGTACAAAATAGCATGCAGAGACTGCCCCGGTTGCTACATTGGTATGACTAAGAACCAGCTGCGCACGAGAATGTATGGTCATCAAACGTTGATAAACACGTTGGATAGGAAGCTCTCAGCTGGACTCTCATACAATGATCCGGAGATACAGCTACTATCACAGAAGACTGCCTTGATGGAGCACTGTATACAGCAGCAGCACAGATTCGATGTAGGAAACCCAACAATCATTGACTGCTGTTTCAAAACACAGGCTCTCCCTGTTTTGGAAATGTGCCACATTCTCACCAATCCACATACAGTGAACCGTCGTACCGATACGGAAGACATGAGCGCTACCTACAGCTTTCTCATCGCATCGGTAGACGATCTCCGAAGAGAAAACGAACGCACAGATGGATCGAGTAACCAACACAGAGATACGCGACACACAACACAAGATCACACCGTCGGCTAA